A genomic window from Archocentrus centrarchus isolate MPI-CPG fArcCen1 chromosome 2, fArcCen1, whole genome shotgun sequence includes:
- the cpb2 gene encoding carboxypeptidase B2 — MSTLLIWFVFMSLNILLKTGHCTRIRDEILSITPKTEEQVDILKNVSTEYKTVLWQPASAEYIREEMQVHLFVPANSSGTVKDLLKKHHITHEVLLDNANELIELQMRNASSDPRSSSTFYERYHTLEDIYDWINRTAQDNPRTVKAILIGSSYEKRPLYVLKLSFNDRPNKTAMWIDCGIHAREWIAPAFCLWFIHYSLSFYGQNTDITHILNSMDVYILPVLNPDGYKYTWTGSEERMWRKNRSISKATNCIGVDLNRNFDANWCTKGASHNPCSEIYCGEFPESEPESQAVADFLRRHKDTVQLYVSIHSYSQMLLFPYSCTLEEAENHSDLLEMAQEAAQNIRRYYRNTYRYGAGAATIYLAPGGSDDWAYNLGIKYSFTFELQDRGNKGFLLPPSHIAGACNEALLGVKIIALKVIEKTRAPTGHSTI; from the exons ATGTCGACTCTTttaatttggtttgtttttatgaGTTTGAACATACTCCTGAAAACAGGACACTGCACAAGAATACG tgaCGAAATTCTATCAATCACCccaaaaacagaagaacaagTAGACATCTTGAAGAATGTTTCCACAGAATATAAG ACAGTCCTGTGGCAGCCTGCTTCAGCTGAGTACATCAGAGAAGAAATGCAGGTCCACCTCTTTGTCCCTGCAAACAGCTCCGGGACAGTCAAGGATCTACTGAAGAAACATCACATAACACACGA GGTCTTACTGGATAATGCTAACGAGCTGATTGAACTGCAGATGAGGAATGCCTCCAGTGACCCACGAAGCAGCTCAACGTTTTATGAGAGATATCACACCCTGGAGGAT ATCTATGACTGGATTAATAGGACCGCGCAAGACAACCCCAGAACAGTCAAAGCCATCCTTATTGGTTCTTCATATGAGAAGCGACCGCTGTATGTACTCAAG CTGTCTTTTAACGACAGGCCAAATAAGACAGCCATGTGGATTGACTGCGGGATCCACGCCAGAGAGTGGATCGCTCCTGCTTTCTGCTTGTGGTTCATACACTAT tctttgtcattttaCGGGCAAAACACAGACATTACGCACATCCTGAACAGCATGGATGTCTACATCCTGCCCGTCTTGAACCCTGATGGCTACAAATACACTTGGACGGGA agtgagGAAAGGATGTGGAGGAAGAACCGTTCCATCAGCAAGGCAACTAATTGCATCGGCGTTGACCTCAACAGAAACTTTGATGCCAACTGGTGCA CTAAGGGAGCCTCTCATAATCCTTGCTCTGAGATCTACTGTGGGGAGTTTCCTGAGTCCGAGCCAGAGTCACAGGCTGTGGCCGACTTCCTGCGCAGACACAAGGACACAGTTCAACTCTACGTCAGCATCCACTCTTACTCCCAGATGCTCCTCTTCCCATATTCCTGCACCTTGGAGGAAGCAGAGAACCACAGCGATTTG CTTGAGATGGCCCAAGAAGCTGCCCAGAACATCAGAAGATATTACAGGAACACCTACAGATATGGTGCTGGAGCAGCGACAATAT ACCTGGCTCCGGGCGGTTCTGATGACTGGGCATACAACCTCGGCATCAAATATTCCTTCACATTTGAGCTCCAGGACCGCGGGAATAAGGGCTTCCTGTTACCACCTTCTCACATAGCCGGTGCCTGCAATGAAGCTCTGCTCGGGGTCAAGATCATTGCTCTCAAGGTTATAGAGAAAACACGAGCTCCGACAGGCCATTCCACGATCTAA
- the alg11 gene encoding GDP-Man:Man(3)GlcNAc(2)-PP-Dol alpha-1,2-mannosyltransferase, giving the protein MSGHDQLAHYLCELTSLLWKLLLPLLFLCVLLVAVLVLLVLAVRFWLQSNRSVRRARDGRPTVAFFHPYCNAGGGGERVLWCAIRALQNRYANINFVVYTGDLGVTGQQILEGARHHFNIVLPRPVQFVFLRHRLLVEPGLFPHFTLLGQSVGSIFLGWEALTEFVPDIYIDSMGYAFTLPLFRYLGGCSVASYVHYPTISTDMLSVVRERNPRFNNPDYISNSLFLSAFKVVYYCLFALLYGMAGSCSDLIMVNSSWTLDHILSLWRSPNRTCVVYPPCDVSAFMDITLEEDGDRKCHSIISIGQFRPEKDHRLQIRAFKKVLDRRRVGLGEREALKLVLIGGCRNQEDEDRVLMLRGLCQELGVADRVEFKLNVPFEELKREMGEATIGLHTMWNEHFGIGVVECMAAGKVILAHKSGGPKLDIVVPFEEGQTGFLADDEDSYAEAIERILAMPPANRLQIRRNARQSVARFSDQEFEACFLAAVEPFIGTLER; this is encoded by the exons ATGTCGGGCCACGATCAGCTGGCCCACTATTTGTGCGAATTAACGAG tttaCTGTGGAAgttgctgctgccgctgctgttCCTCTGTGTTCTGCTGGTCGCTGTCCTGGTCCTGCTTGTGCTGGCAGTGCGTTTCTGGCTGCAGAGCAACAGGAGTGTGCGGCGGGCGAGGGATGGCCGTCCCACTGTGGCCTTTTTTCACCCCTACTGTAATgctgggggaggaggagagagggtgcTGTGGTGTGCTATCAGAGCACTACAGAACAG GTATGCAAATATCAACTTTGTGGTGTACACAGGGGACCTGGGGGTGACAGGCCAGCAAATTCTGGAGGGAGCACGACATCACTTCAACATCGTGCTCCCCCGGCCTGTTCAGTTTGTGTTCCTGAGGCACCGGCTGCTCGTGGAGCCCGGACTGTTTCCTCACTTCACCCTCCTGGGACAAAGTGTGGGATCCATCTTCCTGGGGTGGGAGGCACTGACAGAGTTTGTTCCAGACATTTACATCGACTCCATGGGCTATGCGTTCACTCTGCCTCTCTTCCGCTACCTGGGAGGCTGCAGCGTAGCAAGCTACGTTCACTACCCCACCATCAGCACTGACATGCTGTCTGTAGTGAGAGAGAGGAACCCCAG GTTCAACAACCCAGACTACATCTCTAACAGCCTCTTCCTGAGTGCCTTCAAGGTGGTCTACTACTGCCTTTTTGCACTGCTCTATGGCATGGCTGGCTCCTGCAGCGATCTCATCATGGTCAACTCCTCCTGGACCCTTGATCACATCCTGTCACTGTGGCGCTCTCCTAACCGCACTTGTGTGGTCTACCCGCCATGTGACGTCAGCGCCTTCATGGACATCACGCTTGAAGAGGACGGGGACAGGAAGTGCCACTCGATCATTTCCATTGGGCAGTTTAGGCCGGAGAAGGACCACCGGCTGCAGATCCGAGCCTTTAAGAAGGTGTTAGATAGGAGGAGGGTGGGGTTAGGGGAAAGAGAGGCACTGAAGTTGGTTCTGATTGGTGGATGCAGGAACCAGGAAGATGAAGATAGAGTGCTCATGTTGAGGGGACTGTGCCAGGAGCTGGGTGTGGCTGACAGGGTGGAGTTTAAACTGAATGTACCCTTTGAGGAGCTgaagagagagatgggggaagcTACCATTGGACTTCATACCATGTGGAATGAACACTTTGGAATAG GTGTTGTGGAGTGTATGGCAGCAGGGAAAGTGATTCTGGCTCACAAGTCTGGCGGCCCCAAATTGGACATTGTGGTACCTTTTGAGGAGGGTCAGACTGGCTTTCTGGCCGATGACGAGGACAGCTATGCAGAAGCCATCGAAAGGATCCTGGCTATGCCTCCAGCCAACCGGCTGCAGATCAGACGCAATGCTCGTCAGTCTGTGGCTCGCTTCTCGGATCAGGAGTTTGAAGCCTGCTTTCTGGCCGCTGTAGAGCCTTTTATAGGAACGCTTGAGCGATGA
- the spp2 gene encoding secreted phosphoprotein 24: MKSYVLLPALLLSLGCAGVPLYNSELQSMADRGLRAALAEVNSVYAASHLYRVTTGSLTRIIPSGLNTFDLLMMFRIKETQCPKTSEDNPQTCAFRPGFFVPSFTCSTRVRMMAGSTQVVSLRCGHDSSSSSESSEEVFSRRRDQFNVPFANRVPAPAAPPAQPGGPQYNQLAEDQPRGDTFSNYVV; this comes from the exons ATGAAATCATACGTGCTTCTCCCGGCCCTGCTGCTCTCTCTGGGATGCGCAG GCGTCCCACTGTACAACTCTGAGCTGCAGTCTATGGCAGACAGGGGTctaagagcagctttggcagaGGTCAACTCAGTGTATGCTGCCAGCCACCTTTACCGGGTGACTACAGGCTCTCTCACAAGG ATTATTCCCTCGGGCCTGAACACCTTTGACCTGCTGATGATGTTTCGCATCAAAGAGACCCAGTGTCCGAAGACTTCTGAAGACAACCCGCAGACGTGTGCCTTCAGGCCCGGCTTCTTTGTG CCCTCCTTTACCTGTTCCACCCGGGTGAGAATGATGGCCGGCTCAACCCAGGTGGTCTCTCTGAGATGTGGCCATGATAGCAGCTCCAGCTCAGagagcagtgaggag GTGTTCTCGAGAAGGAGAGACCAGTTCAATGTCCCATTTGCAAACAGAG TGCCAGCTCCAGCTGCACCTCCAGCCCAGCCTGGTGGCCCCCAGTACAACCAGTTAGCAGAAGACCAGCCCAGAGGAGACACTTTCAGCAACTACGTAGTGTGA